ccacccgaaacacacccgaagatcccgggacctcaaccaaacatactaacaagtcctaaaacatcatgcgAACACGCTCTAAgcgtcaaatcatatcaaacaacactagaACCATGAAtcacgcatcgattcaagcctaatgaacttatgaacttccgaatttcaaaactaatgccgattcatacGAAAATAATTCCGATTGACTTTAATctttgaacacaagtcataaatgatatgatggacctactctaacttctgaaatcgaattccgaccccgatatcaataaagtcaactcccggtcataCTTCCAAACCTTCCATTTTCCAATTCGTGtcaaaacgacctacggacctccaaatcaacatccggtcacgctcctaagtctagaatcatcctacggagctattggaatcatcaaaactccattccagagtcgtctacaaacgcaagtcataacacataatacaaagaTGCTCAAGGCCTTAAGCCGATgaacgggatgctaattctcaaaacgaccggtggGTCGTTACAGTTCTACAGAATTTAATTCTGTTTCATTAAACAAGTAAAGAATAGTAAAGAAGCTGCAAAAGTTTGTCTGAACTTGAGGTTGCATTAATTTTCACTTCCATCTATGCATATTGTAGAACATGATCTTGCAAGTTCATATATTTGGAAGTTTTGATCAACCAAATTAATTGTCCGGAATAAGATAGTAGTGTCATTCCATGATGATAATGTTAAGAACTTCTTAGttttataattgaaaattgaaaGCTCTATTCATCTGTTGTAATACACTCTTTTAGTTTCCTACTTATCACCTGCTTTGCAATCTGTTTTGATCTACCATTTTACAAAATATGATCATTTCATGATGACTACTCAATAGATAACAAGCTGTTGGTTTCCACTTTCTTGGTGCAAAGAATAAGCTGAACAGCAACACGAAGTAATTGAGAGGAGCAATGCTTTGTGAAGATCTCCAGCGGCCACACCTTTCTTGATTAGTGAAATGATGTAATCCATGAACGCTGAATCACAGGGTAATTTAATAGGGCCACCACTTGGCAGCCCAAACTCTTCTTCCGACAGGTTTAAGAGTTGCCTAACGACCTCATTTTCAAGGTATGCCAAGGGAATAGCGAAGCGCCTTTGATCAATTGTATAGACTACAAAATGGCCTTTTCCGGTGATAGAGGATGAAGATGTACTACAACTGTCTGTATCACTGCCATTTCTTGGAAATGAAATCCTTTTCCTCTGCTTGGCCGCGAACTTTTGCCATCTCCTGGCCATCTTGATGAGTTTCTTAGCACTAATCATTGTCATTGCTCTGGAATATTTGAACCAAGAAAGTAAACTCTATAGACAGCTTTGACGACTTAATTGATATTGCTTGTTTTGCTGATGAAAAGGCTCATGGAaaagggaatatatatatatatatacacacacaaagaGGCTGTAGACAAGCTTTGAGTTGGAGCCGAAGTTTTGCTACTAACAACAAAGGCAAGGCCATGTGCTAATGCCTGTTGGTCATGTATATATGGGGCCTTAAATTGGTAAATAAACTCCTCTCTTCACTTTGGCAGACAACAACTTGGACCTATTAGTTAGGCTATCAGCTCATACTTGGGAATCCTCACGAAATTCCAATAATTTCAAAACCATAAATGAATGAAGAATTGCTGGTAGAAGAACAAACCATGTGCTTAGGGGTCTTTAAATTGTCGTCTTGGCTGGTTTTCCTTTATACAAATGACACTGCATTAAATGTGATTAAAACCTGCAACATACTTAAATCTTGATTATCGTGGGCTTTGCACAAAAAGCCCTCCAAGTGGATGGTCTTGAATTTTTGTTTCCGCTGCCCCATTTGTAGAACTTCAAGTTTAATAAGTGTTAGCTCTTTGCTTGCCCCTATGGGCAACACATTTAACTTTTGACCTTGAACTTCTGCCCATAGGGCAAGTGGGGGTCAAACTTTATAAACTACCTCAAAAAGTGTCATATTTTCTCAAATTGGATGGTCTTAATTTTTTCCTTGCTTGCCCCATGGGCaaaatttcaagttcagcaaGTGTTGCTCCTTGCTTGCCCATGGGCATGGACATAATTTCAAGTTTAACAAGTGTTGTACCTTGCTTGCCCCAAAGGCAATAGTTTTAACTTTTGACCTTGAAATTCTACTCATGGAGCAAGCTAGCGGTGGTCAAAAGTTAGAGACCAACCCAAAAAGTGTCATATTTCTCTACTATTGCTCTCTATCTATAGTAGTGTATACAAGTACATGAAGAAATAAAGTCAAGAAAAAGTAACAGACTTCAGAATGCAAATAGTTGAAAAGATCCTCTTTAGATATCTGAATTTATACCCCTGTAGTTCTCTAAAGATTTGCTCTTTTTGCATACCTTTCCATCTAATAGAAATTTGATCTACTTTTATAGCCTCTTCTTTTTCCATTATTTCCAGCAAACAAACAAATGGACTTTGAATTCTGAATGGAATGTGTGAAGCATTCTTGTAATTTTTGCTACTAACAACAAAAGGCAAATCCATGTGCTGCTCCATTCTTGGTCATGTACAGGGGTGGCAAATGGGCGGGTCGGATATGAACGGATCAAAACGGGTAATTCAAAAAACGGATAAATTGTCCGACCCGACCCGTATTGGAGGCGGATAAAAAACGAGTTATCTGGCGGATAATATGTATATTATCCATGAcctcttgaatatgatcacttatgggagaattcttagtcttccaaacttgaggaaccccaatttgaggctttacaaatgtaaaagttaaacataattagttatccatttggttaaccattttctaagtggataatatggttcttatccatattcgacccgtttttaaatggttcattatccaacccattttttgatggataatatgggtggataactattttctttaattttaaccattttgcctCCTTAGTCATGTAGATAAAAGACATTTAATTATCCCTTCTGTAAATATGTCTTCATCGATTAATCCATTCTTGGAAATGAAATCATAATACGAATGGATTTTACTTACAAATAACTGTATGTGTGCATACAAAATACTATGGATTGATACTTGTATTAATTTTTTGTAACTACAAAAAATTTTGTATTTAATATGTTGTGTGGTTTGTGTTATTTTATGGATCTGAAAATAGCGAATTGAGTAGTTAAGCATATATCAGAACTGCAACTTTAGGTCTAGTCTTGTGGTATGAtctatctcgaggatctctcggAGACAGCGTCTCTATCTGCCCTtctaaggtaggggtaaggttgcgtacgtCTTACCCTCCCCATACCCAACTTGTGGGAACTCACAGAGTTTGTTGTTGTTCAAGAAATGCGGAAGCAAGATATAAGTTTTTAACTAACAAGAATCATATATTCAAACTCAAGCtgttatatatatgtatttaatgTCTGCATATGTCATTTGAGTACAATAGAACAAAAGAACATATAAGGAGAACACAGCTTTCTTCTCTCCTATTTCCGagttagaaaataaaaaaggaacaCTAAATAGTGTTACCAAGAATTCTTCAATGGCTTCTCCAACAATGCTGAAAGATACATCTCGTTTAGCTCGGGGCCTCTATCGAGCTTTCGCCCCACAATCCACTTCACTTTATTGAATCCAACACTGTCGATAAGTGGCGCATAAACTTGCTCCAACTGATCACCAGCACAGAAGAAATGGTCAAGccaaaacaaaccaccaggccgaAGCACCCTATAAATATCAAAcaacaagaagtgcagaagtgtagtcgGTATCCAGTTACTCATTACATGCATTGAGTGTACAATATCCAACGTGTTGTCGAAAAATGGAAGTCTTTGTGAAATACTAACGTACAATGGTATAACTCCTCTTGAAGCTATAAAGTTATTAAAAGGACCATTTAGGTTCATTGAAGTGGTCACAATTGTAATATTCCTTTCTCTCATTCTTATTGCAAATGTAGCCACACCACCTCCAATATCGAGTCCAATTCTAATTGTTCCTGGTTTCTTTACTGCTAACACTTCATCAATAGAGAAGTCAAGACGAGTACCAGTTTTCGCTGTCCAACGCGATTTCTCTTTGCCATTTAGATCGAAACAATCTTTACAATCGTCAAATCCTCTCTGATTTCTAACGCGATTGACTAGACAATCGTAGTTTTTGCAAGTATAGCCACTCCAAACTACAGAGGAATCAGAGGGTGTATTCCAAAAACTCTCAGGAATTGGATAAGGCTCAACATATTCTTGTTGAGCAGCTGCACGACATCTACGACGAGGAAGTGGCTCACAACCTTTAAGAAGCAACTTTTGTGCTAGAAAATCATCATCAGGACAAGAACCATTGACATTATATGACATGTAACGATTAAGTAAATCGCGAAACAAAGTACACGGACTACCAACTGGAGGCATGATTTCGTTAGAGTCAAAGTTTTTGCTGAATCCTAAAGGGAGTTTTTGTGGAGATGTTAAAGAAAGGAACTCAGATGGAAGATTTTGATCAGATTGTGTGTTATCAGATACTTGAACAGCTTCATATTTAGGTGCTACTTTAGCCACAACAGGTGAAGCAATATCTATTTGCTGATTTAGAGAACAAGAGGTGTTAAAAGAGGTAGAAATGAACAATGTTAAGAGATTTGAGGATACTAAAAGGAAGGCAAAAAACAAGTTAGAAGAAAGAAACTTGTTCTTTTTAGTGGAATCCATGGGAATTCTTTCTTTGTCTGATTAATCTTGAACTCTCAAATCTAGTCTTTATATGCTTATAATTAAGTCATAATCATCTGCCCACTGGAGGCATATAAAATTAATGCGTGCATTTGTATTTTGTATCCACTAACTTAAAATCCTGAATTATTTACTATTATTTAGCACTTTAATTCTTCACTAAGGTATGTTCTATCAAAGGAGAGTTGGATATTTAAGAGCATTGTGCATGATAAATGATTTATTTGGCTTTTTACCCAATGTTCAATATTTGTATTGGAGCCCGATTAATCCAGATTTGTATTGCGTAAGGGCTATTAAAAGGGGAAGCACTTCCTCctaagatttttttattttctaagaCTCGAACCTGAGATCTCTAATTAAAGGTGGAAGGATCTTATCCATAGCAAGTAGTAAAGGTAGAACCAAGATTTCAATTTTATGGGTTCTGAAGTGCTAATAACTAGgatctaaatttaatatttttatatatttaataaatttttaaacaCAAATATACTATTtgaataaaaattactaagttcgACAAACTCGTAGCCGGACTTCTAGCTCCGCCCATAGTGAGAACTTGTAGAATGTCACAAATGTGAAACTCAAAGACGTTCAATATTCATAAATTATGTTGCTTATTTTATTACCAAGAATCAACTTTTGTATTTAAGATTCCTTATATTTGAAGCAAGAGGCAAAAAGAATTGACAACTTGCAACTTCagaatttgaaaataaatattCAAGTTTGACTAATTCCAATGTTAATTTCACCATGCAGGTCTTTGTAAAGTGTTAATCAGAAGCACCTTCTATAAATCTTACCACTACTAAGTAACAAAACTCTAAGGTTTGCCAAGGATATCTTGGTTATAATTAGTCAAAGGAGAGTTAGGTATTTATGAGTATTGTGTAtgataaactattttttttttttgttttctacgTGGCGTTCGATACTCGTATTGAAGCCCCAACTAATCCAGATTTGCACCACGCAAGGCTATTAAAAGGGGGAAGCACTTTg
The sequence above is drawn from the Nicotiana tabacum cultivar K326 chromosome 13, ASM71507v2, whole genome shotgun sequence genome and encodes:
- the LOC107794136 gene encoding putative methyltransferase At1g29790: MDSTKKNKFLSSNLFFAFLLVSSNLLTLFISTSFNTSCSLNQQIDIASPVVAKVAPKYEAVQVSDNTQSDQNLPSEFLSLTSPQKLPLGFSKNFDSNEIMPPVGSPCTLFRDLLNRYMSYNVNGSCPDDDFLAQKLLLKGCEPLPRRRCRAAAQQEYVEPYPIPESFWNTPSDSSVVWSGYTCKNYDCLVNRVRNQRGFDDCKDCFDLNGKEKSRWTAKTGTRLDFSIDEVLAVKKPGTIRIGLDIGGGVATFAIRMRERNITIVTTSMNLNGPFNNFIASRGVIPLYVSISQRLPFFDNTLDIVHSMHVMSNWIPTTLLHFLLFDIYRVLRPGGLFWLDHFFCAGDQLEQVYAPLIDSVGFNKVKWIVGRKLDRGPELNEMYLSALLEKPLKNSW